A genome region from Manihot esculenta cultivar AM560-2 chromosome 5, M.esculenta_v8, whole genome shotgun sequence includes the following:
- the LOC110616134 gene encoding reticulon-like protein B5, translating into MAEHSESPIESVMEKISEKIHAHDSSSSSDSDSESNKKPDSPSSVKAKIFRLFGREKPVHKVFGGGKPADVLLWRNKKISAGVLGFATAIWVLFELIEYNLLSLVCHILILSLAVLFLWSNAHTFIHKTPPRIPQVHLPEEPFLQVASALTYEINRGFAVLRSIASGKDLKKFLIVIAALWILSIVGSWCNFLTLFYTTFVFLHTVPVLYEKYEDKIDPFAEKAAIEMKKQYAVFDAKVLSKIPVGALKAKRV; encoded by the exons ATGGCGGAGCATTCTGAAAGTCCGATTGAGTCGGTGATGGAGAAGATAAGCGAGAAGATTCACGCTCATGATTCGTCATCGTCTTCTGATTCCGATTCGGAATCAAATAAGAAACCGGATTCGCCTTCTTCAGTGAAGGCGAAAATTTTTCGATTGTTTGGGAGGGAGAAACCAGTACACAAGGTTTTTGGTGGAGGAAAGC CTGCTGATGTGTTGTTGTGGAGAAACAAGAAGATCTCAGCTGGTGTGCTTGGATTTGCCACTGCAATTTGGGTTCTTTTTGAGTTGATCGAATACAACCTCCTTAGTCTTGTGTGCCATATTTTGATCCTGTCTCTTGCGGTCTTGTTTCTGTGGTCCAATGCTCATACATTTATCCATAA GACTCCGCCTCGCATCCCACAAGTTCATCTTCCAGAAGAGCCATTTCTTCAGGTTGCTTCAGCACTGACATATGAAATCAACCGAGGTTTTGCAGTCTTACGCAGTATTGCATCTGGAAAAGATCTGAAGAAATTTCTCATT gtTATAGCCGCCTTGTGGATCTTGTCAATTGTGGGGAGTTGGTGCAATTTCTTGACCTTGTTTTATACAA CCTTTGTTTTCCTGCACACGGTACCAGTTCTATATGAGAAGTATGAGGACAAGATTGATCCATTTGCAGAGAAGGCTGCGATTGAAATGAAAAAGCAATATGCAGTTTTTGATGCTAAGGTTTTGAGTAAGATCCCAGTGGGTGCATTGAAAGCCAAGAGGGTCTAG
- the LOC110616091 gene encoding probable methyltransferase At1g29790, with protein sequence MGKPHVSVKLGFNRPIFMLGILVLLICIATLCKFYSIRSLFISDTFCNCNNFHIEHQSNIRSDHVGETVENIVQKIQKEVIEVKDLRMDSASTAFLSRYVAFLADILQQIESLQTSLPSAEGSHQQNTEIGALHPLLRPNQTSDEPADFFLTEEIRKYVRIKPNRLGKQNFMGANGTFTSVGHACFAMKKELEEYMDYDVGEICNDDWKLAQKLMVHGCDPLPRRRCFSRAPQLYSRPFPINESMWKLPDNRNVRWSQYRCKNFTCLASNTTRKGFFKCADCFNLTAHEMPRWIKHESLDLNTNLTADILIHEVLNIKPGEIRIGLDFSVGTGTFAARMRELNVTIVSATINLGAPFNEMIALRGLVPLYLTINQRLPFFDNTLDLVHTTRFLDGWIDFVLLDFILYDWDRILRPGGLLWIDSFFCLKEDLDDYMEAFKMLRYKKHKWIVAPKLDKDDDREVFFSAVLEKPPRPFR encoded by the coding sequence ATGGGAAAACCTCATGTTTCTGTTAAGTTAGGATTTAACAGACCAATCTTTATGCTTGGCATCTTGGTTCTTTTAATCTGTATTGCTACTTTGTGCAAATTCTACTCTATCAGATCTCTTTTTATTTCTGATACCTTCTGCAACTGTAATAATTTTCACATTGAGCACCAAAGCAACATTAGAAGTGATCATGTAGGTGAAACTGTTGAAAATATTGTTCAAAAAATCCAGAAAGAAGTAATTGAGGTAAAAGATCTGCGAATGGATTCAGCATCGACTGCATTTTTGTCAAGATATGTTGCTTTTCTTGCTGATATTTTGCAGCAAATTGAGTCGTTGCAGACATCTTTGCCTTCAGCTGAAGGATCTCATCAGCAAAATACCGAAATTGGAGCTCTCCATCCTTTATTAAGGCCAAATCAAACGTCAGATGAGCCCGCTGATTTCTTCCTGACAGAAGAGATTAGAAAGTATGTAAGGATCAAACCCAACCGATTAGGGAAGCAAAATTTCATGGGAGCTAATGGAACATTCACAAGCGTTGGCCATGCTTGTTTCGCCATGAAGAAAGAGCTTGAAGAGTATATGGATTACGATGTTGGGGAAATCTGCAATGATGACTGGAAACTAGCTCAAAAGCTGATGGTTCATGGGTGTGATCCATTACCAAGGAGGAGGTGCTTCTCAAGAGCCCCACAGTTATACAGCAGGCCATTCCCCATAAACGAGTCCATGTGGAAGCTTCCTGATAATAGAAATGTGCGTTGGAGCCAGTATAGATGCAAAAACTTCACCTGCCTGGCCAGCAACACTACTCGCAAAGGATTCTTCAAGTGTGCAGATTGCTTCAATCTCACAGCTCATGAAATGCCAAGATGGATCAAACATGAAAGTCTTGATCTCAACACAAATCTTACTGCAGATATTCTGATACATGAAGTGCTGAACATCAAACCTGGAGAGATTAGAATTGGATTGGATTTCAGCGTAGGAACAGGGACTTTTGCAGCTCGAATGAGGGAGTTGAATGTAACAATAGTATCAGCAACAATCAACCTTGGAGCACCCTTTAATGAAATGATTGCTCTTCGGGGACTCGTACCCCTTTACTTGACTATAAATCAAAGGCTTCCATTCTTTGATAATACACTAGATTTGGTACACACAACCAGATTTCTTGATGGCTGGATTGATTTTGTGCTTCTGGACTTTATACTGTATGATTGGGATAGAATTTTGAGGCCAGGAGGTCTGTTGTGGATTGACAGCTTTTTCTGTCTGAAAGAAGATTTGGATGATTATATGGAAGCTTTTAAGATGCTAAGGTACAAAAAACATAAATGGATTGTTGCTCCTAAACTGGACAAGGACGATGATCGTGAAGTGTTCTTCTCTGCTGTACTAGAAAAGCCTCCCAGACCATTTCGTTAA
- the LOC122723734 gene encoding RING-H2 finger protein ATL67-like has translation MSTAASAIPTVSSPVTTTAPPSSTYLTNLGLGYSIAIALGFLVLLSTVLLASYICCRASRNRSHNTNDNDNNRNDNPNSLSDGIILPRIIFVAEDDDDLEHDQESAGIGLDQAVINSYPKFQFTKDGSLDGNCTTCPICLCEYKDLEMLRMMPDCRHYFHLLCIDAWLKLNGSCPVCRNSPLPTPLSTPLSEVVPLSQYAADRRRRR, from the coding sequence ATGTCCACCGCAGCCTCCGCCATTCCCACTGTTTCTTCACCCGTCACCACCACTGCTCCTCCCTCATCCACTTACCTCACCAATCTCGGTCTGGGTTATTCCATAGCCATAGCACTTGGTTTCCTCGTCCTCCTCTCCACAGTTCTCCTCGCTTCCTACATCTGCTGCCGGGCCTCTCGCAACCGTTCCCACAATACGAACGACAACGATAATAATCGAAACGACAACCCGAATTCTCTCTCTGATGGCATAATTCTCCCTCGCATTATCTTTGTGGCTGAAGACGATGATGACCTGGAACATGACCAAGAAAGTGCAGGTATTGGCCTCGACCAGGCGGTAATTAATTCATATCCGAAATTTCAGTTCACTAAAGATGGGAGTTTGGACGGGAATTGTACTACTTGTCCGATCTGTTTGTGTGAGTACAAGGATTTGGAGATGCTAAGAATGATGCCGGATTGCAGACATTATTTTCACTTACTTTGTATCGATGCTTGGCTGAAACTTAATGGGTCGTGTCCGGTTTGTAGGAACTCGCCGCTCCCGACTCCGCTTTCTACACCGTTGTCGGAAGTGGTGCCATTGTCGCAGTACGCTGCGGATCGAAGGAGGAGAAGgtga